In Henningerozyma blattae CBS 6284 chromosome 6, complete genome, the following are encoded in one genomic region:
- the RPN2 gene encoding proteasome regulatory particle base subunit RPN2 (similar to Saccharomyces cerevisiae RPN2 (YIL075C); ancestral locus Anc_7.274), whose protein sequence is MSVSTAAPLLALLKESDDSVKSYALKSLNEIVDSLWSEISNSITDIEALYDDTKFSDRKIAALIASKVYYNLGEYVSAVKYALAAESAFDIDEKSEYVETIVSQSIQMYIKNATASYLDNQSINDIEPKLTTIFERMMDKCVTSGEYKLALGIALEAFRLDVVENILNTRVQKDSEAAALKLINYVLTAATTTVTNSSFRSNILNSLFKILLAMNSVDYFTVCKIVVNLNDANLAIQLFDQLKADENKDIAYQIAFDLVSSASQGLLTTLMNNLNSKGYDETVIEVLSGVPTCDYYNTFLLNNKNIDIGLLNKSKSSIDGKFSLFHTAVSVANGFMHAGTTDNTFIKDNLPWLDKSKNWAKFTATASLGVINKGNLSNGMKTMRPYLPGSFSTSNSRYIKGGSLYGLGLIYAGAGRDVIDYLKNQIIDNTANSGDEDVDVLLHGASLGMGLAAMSTSDNEIYEILKEVLYNDSAISGEAAALGMGLTMLGAGSESSIHDMYMYAQETKHHNITRGLAMGLALMSYSRQELADELIEKMIKNENALLRYGGAYTIAMAYAGTGNNKAIKKLLHIAVSDSNDDVRRAAVTSLGFVLLRDYTTVPRIVELLSESHNAHVRCGTAFALGIACAGKNVPSAIEVLEPLTKDPVDFVRQAAMIALSMIMIQQTEKLTPKVSEFNKEFLTVIKTKHQEGLAKFGACLAQGIINAGGRNVTIQLENNDMGTLDAKAVVGLAMFSQFWYWFPLAHFLSLSFAPTTVIGVRGSDFTIPKFDLHCHSKEELFAYPNMYEEATDKEVEKVATAVLSTTARAKVRAMKTKKGKESQDSKSTKGEPTQDKSDIKDDQEKDSEKSDKSGDHAETDTVKNKYSSKPYNLPNMSRVLPAQARYVSFNKEGRFTPVRKFKGGSGIIVLTDKTPDVPVEMFETVRQSQDINAPLPTPFIVEDEVNFDNL, encoded by the coding sequence atgtCTGTATCAACTGCTGCACCATTATTAGCACTATTAAAGGAATCAGATGATTCTGTCAAATCTTATGCCttaaaaagtttaaatgaaattgttGATTCATTATGGTCCGAAATTTCTAACTCCATTACTGATATAGAAGCTCTTTACGACGATACCAAGTTTTCTGATCGCAAAATCGCTGCATTAATTGCTTCTAAagtttattataatttaggTGAATATGTTTCTGCCGTCAAATACGCTTTGGCTGCTGAATCAGCCtttgatattgatgaaaaatcaGAATATGTGGAAACCATTGTATCTCAAAGTATTCAAAtgtatattaaaaatgctACTGCTAGTTATTTGGATAATCAATCaataaatgatattgaacCTAAATTAACTACAATCTTCGAAAGAATGATGGATAAATGTGTTACATCAGGTGAATACAAATTGGCTCTAGGTATTGCGCTAGAGGCCTTCAGATTAGATGTTGTCGaaaacattttaaacaCTAGAGTACAAAAGGATTCAGAAGCTGCAgctttgaaattaataaattatgtATTAACTGCCGCTACAACCACAGTAACAAACTCTTCATTTAGatctaatattttgaactctttattcaagatattattagcaATGAACTCCGTAGATTATTTTACAGTATGCAAAATTGTTGTAAACTTAAACGATGCTAATTTGgcaattcaattatttgacCAATTGAAAGctgatgaaaataaagatattgcTTATCAAATTGCATTTGATTTGGTTTCATCTGCTTCACAAGGTTTATTAACTActttaatgaataatttaaacTCAAAAGGTTATGATGAAACTGTCATTGAAGTATTATCTGGTGTACCGACTTgtgattattataatacTTTCTtactaaataataaaaatattgacattggtttattaaataaatctaaaagTTCCATCGATGGTAAATTCTCTTTATTCCATACTGCAGTTAGTGTAGCAAATGGGTTCATGCATGCAGGTACTACTGATAAtacttttattaaagataatcTACCTTGGTTAgacaaatcaaaaaattggGCTAAATTTACTGCTACTGCATCATTAGGTGTTATTAATAAAggtaatttatcaaatggTATGAAAACTATGAGGCCTTATTTACCTGGTAGTTTTTCAACTTCAAACTCTCGTTATATTAAAGGTGGCTCTCTATATGGTCTGGGTCTGATCTATGCAGGTGCTGGTAGAGATgttattgattatttaaagaaccaaattattgataatacTGCAAATTCAGGTGATGAAGATGTTGATGTTCTGTTACATGGTGCTTCCTTAGGTATGGGGTTGGCAGCAATGAGTACTtctgataatgaaatttatgAAATCTTAAAAGAAGTTTTATATAATGACTCTGCTATTTCTGGTGAAGCAGCTGCTTTAGGTATGGGTTTAACCATGCTTGGTGCTGGATCTGAATCTTCAATCCACGACATGTATATGTATGCCCAGGAAACTAAACATCATAACATCACACGTGGTTTAGCAATGGGTTTAGCCTTAATGAGTTACAGTCGTCAAGAATTGGctgatgaattaattgaaaagatGATCAAGAATGAAAATGCTTTGTTGCGTTATGGTGGTGCCTATACTATTGCCATGGCTTATGCTGGTAcaggtaataataaagctattaagaaattattgCACATAGCAGTTTCtgattcaaatgatgatgTGAGAAGAGCTGCAGTTACATCATTAGGTTTTGTTCTTTTACGTGATTACACAACTGTCCCAAGAATTGTTGAGTTATTATCTGAATCTCATAATGCACATGTTAGATGTGGTACTGCTTTTGCCTTAGGTATCGCATGTGCCGGTAAAAATGTTCCATCTGCTATTGAAGTTTTAGAACCTTTAACCAAGGATCCTGTTGATTTTGTGAGACAGGCTGCCATGATCGCTTTATCTATGATTATGATCCAGCAAACTGAAAAATTGACACCAAAGGTCtcagaatttaataaagaatttttaaccGTAATTAAGACTAAACATCAAGAAGGTCTTGCTAAGTTTGGTGCATGTCTTGCCCAAGGTATTATAAACGCAGGTGGTCGGAACGTTACTATTCAgttggaaaataatgatatggGTACCTTAGATGCCAAAGCAGTTGTTGGTTTAGCAATGTTTTCACAATTCTGGTATTGGTTCCCACTTGCCCATTtcttatcattatcatttgcTCCAACTACTGTTATTGGTGTACGTGGTAGTGATTTCACAATTCCAAAATTTGATCTACATTGTCACtctaaagaagaattatttgctTATCCAAACATGTATGAAGAAGCTACTGATAAAGAAGTTGAAAAGGTGGCTACTGCTGTTTTGTCTACAACAGCTAGAGCTAAAGTTAGAGCAATGAAAACAAAGAAAGGTAAAGAAAGTCAAGATTCAAAGAGTACTAAAGGTGAACCAACGCAAGACAAGTCAGACATCAAAGATGACCAGGAAAAAGATAGTGAAAAATCAGATAAGTCAGGAGATCATGCAGAGACTGACACTGTcaagaataaatattcttcaaaacCATATAACTTACCAAACATGTCTCGTGTCCTTCCAGCTCAGGCAAGATAcgtttcatttaataaagagGGACGTTTTACTCCAGTACGTAAATTTAAAGGAGGTTCTGGTATAATCGTTCTAACAGATAAGACTCCAGACGTTCCAGTGGAAATGTTTGAAACCGTTAGACAAAGCCAAGATATTAATGCCCCACTTCCTACACCTTTTATAGTCGAAGATGAAGTTAACTTTGACAATCTATAA
- the RCI37 gene encoding Rci37p (similar to Saccharomyces cerevisiae YIL077C; ancestral locus Anc_7.279) codes for MDSARSSGDATANPNDSNNFGPPFPSKMMGNKWFQKAYDTALDFYAKDSALQQRDRWELYERFERIANYQKFAGFSTFGLIVFGPYLAKYMKTGGFKNVRLPRNLLVGIFASVIAQRVTIRYKYSNEIDQLKYQTVSQQNWDSTNNFQTNSLTRQLGMMEQLQNSPPKMWSNYFKATFNNPSRRFPDPRERLQKMLENPNRPTGASFLNQRDPFSLYSGARHDSHLPKPEPLQPNYSDSGDLRNPVQTSYDPFMTSSNDNNTLDSNFKNDTKPGDFQRNRDGISQRALQNSRAQDPLIRPQQGSSWEKVRNGMWNKPDASQQDEKDLFDTSSILDIDYSNDKK; via the coding sequence ATGGATAGTGCTAGAAGTAGCGGCGACGCTACTGCCAACCCTAACGacagtaataattttggtCCACCATTTCCAAGTAAAATGATGGGAAACAAATGGTTTCAGAAAGCATATGACACTGCTTTAGACTTTTATGCAAAAGACTCTGCTCTTCAACAAAGGGACAGATGGGAATTATATGaaagatttgaaagaattgcaaattatcaaaagtTTGCAGGGTTTTCCACTTTCggtttaattgtttttggACCCTATTTGGCTAAATACATGAAAACAGGAGGATTCAAAAATGTTAGGCTTCCTAGGAATTTACTGGTCGGTATCTTCGCTTCAGTTATAGCACAAAGAGTAACCATaagatataaatattcaaatgagattgatcaattgaaatatcagACCGTGTCTCAACAAAACTGGGATTCTACAAACAATTTTCAAACAAATAGTTTAACAAGACAACTAGGTATGATGGAGCAATTACAGAATAGTCCTCCAAAGATGTGGTCGAATTATTTTAAAGCTACTTTTAATAATCCTTCAAGAAGATTTCCTGATCCAAGAGAAAGATTACAAAAAATGCTTGAAAATCCTAATAGGCCAACAGGTGCAAGTTTTTTAAACCAAAGGGATCCCTTTAGTCTATACTCAGGTGCTCGTCATGATTCCCATCTACCAAAACCTGAACCACTACAACCAAACTATTCTGATTCAGGTGATTTAAGAAATCCTGTTCAAACTTCATACGACCCATTTATGACTTCCagtaatgataataacaCGCTTGACTCTAATTTCAAGAACGATACTAAACCTGGTGACTTCCAAAGAAATAGAGATGGCATATCTCAAAGAGCTTTGCAAAATTCTCGAGCTCAAGATCCATTAATACGGCCACAGCAAGGTAGTTCTTGGGAGAAAGTGAGAAATGGGATGTGGAATAAGCCAGATGCTTCTCAACAAGATGAAAAAGATCTATTTGATACTTCGTCAATTTTAGATATTGATTATTCTAACGACAAGAAATag
- the TBLA0F01880 gene encoding uncharacterized protein: MKSYIDKFNDDSPLLKLKEYENNLTTEQKKDLTPHFSEYNLNPNEDTLLMNKTEYKEKVKYIQKSIGKLNYLRTRGRLDLKFAVSKIARFALYPHVKVIKAVDRLIKCTYVKRDLNVVMKREKKQPDEITVITDASLGSEYDVKSRIGGIIWFGNTFMFGFSNKSSIVCDSSAECELDALNKGEKLALHLKFKLEKLFKKNFKINIITDSKPVIEWLKITIYWR; encoded by the coding sequence ATGAAATCATACATTGacaaatttaatgatgattCTCCACTACTAAAACTGAAAGAATATGAGAATAACTTAACAACAGAACAAAAGAAAGATTTAACACCTCACTTTAgtgaatataatttaaatccaAATGAAGATACACTTCTAATGAATAAGACTGAATACAAAGAGAAGGTTAAGTATATACAAAAATCTATTGGAAAGCTAAACTACTTGAGAACAAGAGGTAGGCTGGATCTGAAATTTGCAGTTAGCAAGATTGCCAGATTTGCATTATATCCACATGTTAAAGTAATTAAAGCTGTTGATAGATTAATTAAATGTACTTATGTGAAAAGGGATCTCAATGTAGTAAtgaaaagagaaaagaaaCAGCCTGATGAGATAACAGTAATCACTGATGCTTCATTAGGGTCAGAATATGATGTAAAATCAAGAATTGGGGGTATAATATGGTTTGGAAACACATTTATGTTTGGGTTTTCAAACAAATCATCAATTGTTTGTGACTCTTCGGCAGAATGTGAATTAGATGCTCTAAACAAAGGTGAAAAATTAGCTCTACATTTAAAGTTCAagttagaaaaattatttaagaaaaattttaaaattaatattattacggATTCTAAACCTGTAATAGAATGGCTTAAAATAACCATATATTGGAGGTAG
- the TBLA0F01890 gene encoding zinc finger CCHC domain-containing protein (similar to Saccharomyces cerevisiae AIR1 (YIL079C) and AIR2 (YDL175C); ancestral locus Anc_7.281), with translation MSTLSEVEPMDSIDFNKHVTSQIASSFKTNIDDKKTDGGSTSDKIDDKSAIFTDDNKSVALTIEEVDDNKEELRALRGQGRYFGLEDDNLNKLEPKCNNCSQRGHLKKNCPHVICTYCGVLDDHYSQHCPKAIICSNCNESGHYKSKCPQKWKRKFCTMCNSKIHSRDRCPNVWRSYLLKESPENSNNKNDTNTKKQSKLSIDFISCYNCGFSGHFGDDCRERRSSKVPIEDGSAFSGDNLAPSLKKEYYSLLNKVMSKTNNRHKRFDDDHDKKGNNQKNLKKEKRQDKKSQSAKRNYNDSRTNNKKRRRDDYDYDISDDNGYDNHHTGNYGNRNDYKGSNYNDYDRYSNDSEKYRNNNQKYRDYNNQRNNNRNSNRQTSRNNDRNFNRNNNYRNDRHPLDFPRSKSDSSNHISQDMNNSRYGRSSNNDLPKGPNNYKRHNQFKSFRKNQN, from the coding sequence ATGAGCACTTTATCGGAAGTGGAACCAATGGATTCCATAGATTTTAACAAGCATGTAACATCTCAAATAGCATCATCCTTTAAAACTAATATCGATGATAAAAAGACTGATGGTGGTTCAACCAGTGACAAAATAGATGATAAATCAGCGATTTTCACTGATGACAATAAGTCAGTAGCACTCACTATCGAAGAAgtagatgataataaagaagaacTAAGAGCTCTTCGAGGTCAAGGACGTTATTTTGGTCTTGAGGATGAcaatttaaacaaattaGAACCAAAATGTAACAATTGTTCGCAAAGAGgtcatttaaaaaaaaactgtCCCCATGTAATTTGTACTTACTGTGGTGTTTTAGATGATCATTATTCTCAACATTGTCCAAAAGCCATAATTTGTTCAAATTGTAATGAATCAGGCCATTACAAATCGAAATGTCCAcaaaaatggaaaagaaaattctGTACTATGTGTAACAGTAAAATACATTCAAGAGATAGATGCCCAAATGTTTGGAGGAGTTacttattaaaagaatcaccagaaaattcaaataataaaaatgataccAACACTAAGAAACaatcaaaattatctatTGATTTCATATCATGCTACAATTGTGGTTTCTCAGGCCATTTTGGTGATGATTGTAGAGAAAGAAGATCGTCGAAAGTTCCAATAGAAGATGGCAGTGCATTTTCGGGTGACAACTTAGCACcctctttaaaaaaagaatattactCATTATTAAACAAGGTAATGAGCAAAACTAACAACAGGCATAAACGATTTGATGACGATCATGATAAAAAAGGTAATAATCagaaaaatctaaaaaaagagaagagGCAAGATAAGAAGTCACAATCAGCTAAACGTAATTACAATGATTCTagaacaaataataaaaagagaagaagagatgattatgattatgataTAAGTGATGATAATGGCTACGATAATCATCATACTGGAAACTATGGCAATAGAAATGATTATAAAGGATCTAACTACAATGATTATGATAGGTATAGTAATGATAGTGAAAAATacagaaataataatcaaaaatatagagACTACAATAatcaaagaaataataacagaAATAGTAACAGACAGACTAGCAGAAATAATGatagaaattttaatagaaacaacaattatagAAATGATAGGCATCCTTTGGATTTCCCAAGATCTAAGAGTGATTCCTCTAATCACATCTCCCAAGATATGAATAATTCTCGTTATGGCAGGTCTAGTAATAATGACCTTCCTAAAGGgccaaataattataaaaggCATAATCAGTTTAAGTCATTTCGAAAAAACCAAAATTAA
- the SER33 gene encoding phosphoglycerate dehydrogenase SER33 (similar to Saccharomyces cerevisiae SER3 (YER081W) and SER33 (YIL074C); ancestral locus Anc_7.273), giving the protein MSFNTSSLQNSLNAVSTSPTQSFMNSIPARLNAAKQSKTLKPFSSGDYKVLLLENVNETAIKIFEDQGYQVDFHKGSLASDELLEKIKDVHAIGIRSKTKLTAEVLKHAKNLKVIGCFCIGTNQVDLQTAAELGIAVFNSPFSNSRSVAELVIAEIICLARQVGDRSIELHTGTWNKVSARCWEVRGKTLGIIGYGHIGSQLSVLAESLGMHVIYYDILTLMALGTAKQIQNFDEFLGMADFLTLHVPETPETKNLLSAPQFAAMKDGAYVINASRGTVVDIPALVQAMKVGKIAGAAIDVYPFEPKMNGPDLFTDDLNVWTSELVSLPNVILTPHIGGSTEEAQSAIGIEVGTALTKYINEGNSVGSVNFPEVSLRGMDINQQDAVRVLYIHRNIPGVLKIVNNILSNHNIEKQFSDSHGDIAYLIADISNVNFKDIQSIYDQLDATDARIKIRVLY; this is encoded by the coding sequence ATGTCTTTCAACACAAGCTCTTTGCAAAACTCATTGAATGCAGTTTCCACTTCTCCTACTCAATCTTTCATGAATTCAATTCCTGCTAGATTGAATGCTGCTAAGCAATCAAAGACTTTAAAACCTTTTTCTAGTGGTGATTATAAAGTTTTGTTGCTAGAAAACGTCAACGAAACTGCCATCAAGATCTTTGAAGATCAAGGTTATCAAGTAGATTTCCATAAGGGGTCTTTAGCAAGTGACGAATTGTTGGAAAAAATCAAGGACGTCCATGCTATTGGTATTAGATCAAAGACAAAATTAACTGCTGAAGTTTTAAAACATGCcaagaatttgaaagttATTGGTTGTTTCTGTATCGGTACAAATCAAGTCGATTTACAAACTGCTGCTGAGTTAGGTATTGCTGTTTTCAACTCTCCCTTCTCAAACTCAAGATCCGTGGCTGAATTGGTCATTGCGGAAATCATTTGTTTAGCAAGACAAGTCGGTGACAGATCTATTGAATTGCATACTGGTACCTGGAATAAGGTCTCAGCTAGATGTTGGGAAGTTAGAGGCAAGACTTTAGGGATCATCGGTTATGGTCATATCGGGTCTCAATTATCCGTCTTGGCTGAATCCCTTGGTATGCATGTCATCTATTATGATATCTTAACATTAATGGCTTTGGGTACCGCAAagcaaattcaaaattttgatGAATTCTTAGGAATGGCTGATTTCTTAACTTTACACGTTCCTGAAACTCCAGAAACTAAAAATTTGTTATCTGCTCCACAATTTGCTGCTATGAAAGATGGTGCATATGTTATTAATGCTTCAAGAGGTACTGTCGTCGATATCCCTGCTTTAGTACAGGCCATGAAAGTTGGCAAGATTGCAGGTGCCGCTATCGATGTTTATCCTTTCGAACCAAAGATGAATGGTCCTGATTTATTTACTGATGATTTAAATGTTTGGACTTCTGAATTGGTTTCTTTACCAAATGTCATTTTAACTCCACATATTGGTGGCTCTACCGAAGAAGCTCAAAGTGCCATTGGTATTGAAGTTGGTACTGCTTTAACCAAATATATCAATGAAGGTAATTCAGTTGGTTCAGTTAACTTCCCAGAAGTTTCTTTGAGAGGTATGGACATCAATCAACAAGATGCTGTCCGTGTCTTATATATCCATAGAAACATTCCAGGTGTTTTGAAAATTGTTAATAACATTTTATCAAAccataatattgaaaaacaatTCTCAGACTCTCATGGTGATATCGCTTATTTAATTGCCGATATTTCAAACGTCAACTTCAAAGACATTCAAAGTATTTATGATCAGCTAGACGCTACTGATGcaagaattaaaatcagAGTTTTATATTAG
- the TBLA0F01920 gene encoding dihydroorotate dehydrogenase 2 (ancestral locus Anc_7.276): MFQTKLFASPLRVYSKTTLLNSSKRSFTKAANTSKPLKSGFFGSTPKIFLWSLGLGLGLWYTTNSRSAIHEFVICPLIRLVTPDAENGHKLGIWFLKSGLSPKLFFDKDPESLRVNVFGTTLTNPIGCAAGFDKNGEAIDGVLPIGFGFMEVGTVTPLPQPGNPKPRFFRLPQDDAVINRYGFNSNGHENMYQNLSRRVNNFLNSYFCDKKKTSKLSLYKDKLLAINLGKNKNGDEVQDYLKGIEKFQSLADVLVINVSSPNTPGLRDLQQEEKLTNLLSQIVAKRNDLISTGNALGAISHNPPILVKIAPDLSVNELKSIVESAKTSNIDGIIISNTTIQRPKTLTTEDEILINENGGLSGKPLKPLSLAALRTVSKYSKDSKLVLVGCGGISSGKDAIEFAKAGASFVELYTSFAYRGPGLIARIKDEIKEELEKEGKTWMEIIGQDNK, encoded by the coding sequence ATGTTTCAAACCAAATTATTTGCTTCACCTCTCAGAGTTTATTCCAAAACAACATTATTGAATAGTTCAAAAAGAAGCTTTACGAAAGCAGCTAATACATCAAAACCTTTAAAGTCTGGGTTTTTTGGATCAACCCCtaagatttttttatggAGTTTAGGTTTAGGTCTTGGTTTGTGGTACACAACAAATTCTAGATCTGCCATTCACGAATTCGTAATTTGTCCTTTAATAAGATTAGTTACACCAGATGCAGAAAACGGCCATAAACTTGGTATTTGGTTTCTAAAATCAGGATTAAGTCCAAAACTGTTCTTCGATAAAGACCCGGAATCTTTAAGGGTTAACGTTTTTGGTACTACATTAACAAATCCAATTGGTTGTGCTGCTGGTTTTGACAAGAATGGTGAAGCAATTGACGGTGTTCTCCCCATTGGCTTTGGCTTCATGGAAGTTGGTACTGTCACGCCATTACCACAGCCAGGTAACCCCAAACCAAGATTTTTCCGACTACCACAGGATGATGCAGTAATTAATAGATATGGATTCAACTCAAATGGTCATGAAAATATGTATCAAAATTTATCCAGGCgtgtaaataattttttgaactCCTATTTTTgtgataaaaagaaaactaGTAAATTGTCAttatataaagataaaCTATTAGCAATAAATTTGggtaagaataaaaatggCGATGAAGTCcaagattatttaaagggtattgaaaaattccaatCATTAGCTGATGTTTTGGTAATTAATGTTTCTTCTCCAAATACACCTGGGTTAAGAGATTTGcaacaagaagaaaaattaacaaatttattaagtCAAATTGTTGCAAAGagaaatgatttaatatctACTGGTAATGCATTAGGTGCCATTTCCCATAATCCTCCTATTTTAGTGAAAATTGCTCCTGATCTAAGTGtaaatgaattgaaatctATAGTTGAATCTGCTAAAACATCAAACATTGATGGTATTATAATCTCAAACACAACAATTCAAAGACCAAAAACTTTAACAACTGAAGACgagatattaataaatgaaaatggtgGTCTCTCTGGTAAACCATTAAAACCATTATCACTTGCTGCCCTAAGAACCGTCtctaaatattctaaagaTTCTAAATTGGTTCTTGTTGGCTGTGGTGGTATATCTTCCGGCAAAGATGCAATTGAATTTGCTAAAGCAGGTGCCTCCTTTGTTGAACTATATACTTCATTCGCTTATCGTGGTCCTGGTTTAATTGCTAgaattaaagatgaaattaaagagGAATTGGAAAAAGAAGGTAAAACTTGGATGGAAATTATCGGTCaagataataaatga
- the SEC28 gene encoding coatomer subunit epsilon (similar to Saccharomyces cerevisiae SEC28 (YIL076W); ancestral locus Anc_7.278) gives MDYFRLKQTYYTGEYKQALKEIESLPVDDTTLFYKGLTLITLSKYETLTSSSTEHNDLIESMDLYSKFIKDKKLIKDLESKIELSSSKPFQLFLLASAKAINREFDESLNICVAGIDGDETLGVPELLLLAIEVSLLNDQPSVAKTMYDNYTNNFGDQINSENELILNLAESYIKFVTHKDTTTSNFYYFEELAQSFPTWLTQLSLLNLHLQQKNVIEAEQIISTLESDYYSKEQKDLAAIYYPNLLTAKIILSSMKAKYDNINDLREELKKVDPNNSYIKEHDQLNLKFDEVVAKYSSL, from the coding sequence ATGGATTATTTTAGACTAAAACAAACCTATTACACTGGTGAATATAAACAAgctttaaaagaaattgaatcaTTACCTGTTGATGATACTACTTTATTTTACAAAGGTCTTACATTGATCACATTGTCAAAGTATGAAACTCTGACTTCTTCCAGTACTGAACACAATGACTTAATTGAGTCTATGGATTTGTATTCCAAGTTTATTAAGGATAAAAAACTAATCAAAGATTTGGAATCAAAAATCGAGTTGAGTAGTTCCAAAccttttcaattgtttttattgGCTTCTGCAAAAGCTATAAATAGAGAATTCGATGAAAGTTTAAATATATGTGTTGCTGGTATTGATGGAGATGAAACTTTGGGTGTTcctgaattattattattagctaTTGAAGTTTCTCTATTAAACGACCAACCAAGTGTAGCAAAGACAATGTATGATAACTATACCAATAACTTTGGTGATCAAATTAATagtgaaaatgaattaattttaaatttggcCGAAtcttatattaaatttgtcACCCATAAAGATACAACTACTTCaaacttttattattttgaagaattagctCAAAGTTTCCCAACTTGGTTAACCCAATTGTCTTTGCTAAACTTACAtttacaacaaaaaaatgtcATAGAAGCTGaacaaattatttctaCTTTGGAATcagattattattcaaaggAACAAAAAGATTTAGCTGCTATTTATTATCCAAACTTATTGACTGCAAAGATTATTTTGAGTTCAATGAAAGctaaatatgataatatCAATGACTTAAgagaagaattgaaaaaagttgACCCAAATAATAGTTATATTAAAGAACATGATCAATTGAACTTGAAATTCGACGAAGTTGTTGctaaatattcttctttataa